The proteins below come from a single Solanum stenotomum isolate F172 unplaced genomic scaffold, ASM1918654v1 scaffold19785, whole genome shotgun sequence genomic window:
- the LOC125850855 gene encoding WAT1-related protein At1g09380-like, whose translation MGKDVLPLLLMVVVQLGYAGTAIISKLVMDEGMDPYVHLSYRQILATISIAPFAYFFERETRPKLTPFTLFLIFLCSVLGVTAMQMTCIIGLKNSTATITTAMANLIPANTFLLALICRLEKLGLKTKAGQAKMMGTIMCIGGAMLLSLYHGKVVIGKLGIHWKYSQHNNTSENNSHGNFFNGPFLVIISTMVYSLWLIIQPSVNKRYAAPYTSTTLMFFMASLECVIVAICVNHDDKTAWSLNPIRAISVLYNGIVSSALALYLATWCIKRKGPLYVSMFLPLQLIFSAFLSWTLLGEKLYIGTVMGSIVTVIGLYSFLWGKKKDMNDITVHVKEEVSKEKKQLTNFESELQLSKNSDVYSNSR comes from the exons atggGTAAAGATGTATTGCCATTGTTGTTAATGGTGGTAGTTCAATTAGGTTATGCAGGCACAGCTATTATATCAAAGCTTGTAATGGATGAAGGCATGGATCCTTATGTTCACTTATCCTATAGACAAATTTTGGCCACCATTTCTATTGCACCTTTTGCTTACTTTTTTGAAAG GGAAACAAGGCCTAAGTTGACACCATTTACACTTTTCCTAATTTTCTTATGTTCTGTTTTGGG GGTAACAGCAATGCAAATGACTTGTATTATAGgattaaaaaattcaacagCAACTATTACAACAGCTATGGCTAATTTAATTCCAGCAAATACATTTCTTCTTGCCCTCATTTGCag GCTTGAAAAACTAGGACTAAAAACTAAAGCAGGACAAGCCAAAATGATGGGGACAATAATGTGCATTGGTGGAGCTATGTTGTTATCATTATATCATGGAAAAGTTGTGATTGGAAAATTGGGAATTCATTGGAAATATTCACAACATAATAATACAAGCGAAAATAATAGTCATGGCAACTTCTTCAATGGACCTTTTCTAGTCATAATTAGTACTATGGTTTATTCTTTATGGTTAATCATACAA CCAAGTGTTAATAAGAGGTATGCAGCTCCATATACTAGCACAACATTGATGTTCTTCATGGCAAGCTTGGAGTGTGTAATTGTTGCAATTTGTGTTAATCATGATGACAAAACTGCATGGTCTTTGAACCCCATCAGAGCTATTTCTGTTCTTTACAAT GGAATTGTGAGCTCAGCACTAGCATTATATTTGGCTACATGGTGCATCAAAAGAAAAGGACCTTTATATGTCTCAATGTTCCTTCCGTTGCAATTAATATTTTCTGCCTTTCTCAGTTGGACATTGCTTGGTGAAAAATTATACATTGGAAC AGTTATGGGTTCGATTGTGACCGTTATCGGCCTCTATAGTTTTTTATGGGGGAAGAAAAAAGATATGAACGATATCACAGTGCATGTTAAGGAGGAAGTATCGAAGGAGAAGAAACAGTTGACTAATTTTGAGTCGGAATTGCAATTATCAAAAAATTCAGATGTATATTCAAATTCgagataa